A stretch of Bradyrhizobium sp. AZCC 2262 DNA encodes these proteins:
- a CDS encoding acetyl/propionyl/methylcrotonyl-CoA carboxylase subunit alpha, translating into MFKRILIANRGEIACRVIKTARRMGIETVAVYSEADRDALHVEMADDAVLIGPPAAAESYLLIDKIVEACRKTGAEAVHPGYGFLSEREAFPRELAKAGIVFIGPNPGAIAAMGDKIESKKAAAKAKVSTVPGHLGVIEDEKHAVKIADEIGYPVMIKASAGGGGKGMRIAHSKAEVAEGFNLAKAEAKSSFGDDRVFIEKFIVDPRHIEIQVLGDKHGNVIYLGERECSIQRRNQKVIEEAPSPLLDETTRRKMGEQAVSLAKAVNYDSAGTVEFVAGQDKSFYFLEMNTRLQVEHPVTELITGIDLVEQMIRVAAGEKLAIAQKDVTLTGWAVESRVYAEDPFRNFLPSIGRLVKYRPPAEASHGGITIRNDTGVQEGGEISIHYDPMIAKLVTHAPSRAAAIEAQSTALDAFYVDGIRHNIPFLSALMNHPRWREGKLSTGFIAEEFPKGFSARPPEGEVARRLAAVGAAIDHVLGERKRQISGQMNGRLVQRERRRAVWLDRDEIALDVAREAEGITVRFIGADGRPGNPHNLVSTWTPGEPVWQGTIDGHFVAMQVRAIPNGIRLAHQGFDVAVNVFTESEASAARLMPVTSAADTGKKLLCPMPGLVVSIAVSEGQEVKSGETLAVVEAMKMQNVLRAERDGTVKKIHAAAGATLAVDALILEFA; encoded by the coding sequence ATGTTCAAGAGAATTTTGATCGCAAATCGCGGCGAGATCGCCTGCCGGGTCATCAAGACTGCGCGCCGGATGGGGATCGAGACGGTGGCCGTGTATTCCGAGGCCGACCGCGATGCGCTCCATGTCGAAATGGCCGATGATGCCGTGCTGATCGGCCCGCCGGCCGCGGCCGAGAGTTATCTGCTGATCGATAAAATCGTCGAGGCCTGCCGCAAGACCGGCGCAGAGGCCGTGCATCCCGGCTACGGCTTCCTGTCAGAGCGCGAGGCGTTCCCGCGCGAGCTTGCCAAGGCGGGTATCGTCTTCATCGGTCCTAATCCCGGCGCCATCGCCGCCATGGGCGACAAGATCGAATCCAAGAAGGCCGCCGCCAAGGCCAAGGTGTCGACCGTGCCGGGACATCTCGGCGTCATCGAAGACGAAAAGCACGCGGTAAAGATCGCCGACGAGATCGGCTATCCCGTGATGATCAAGGCCTCCGCCGGCGGCGGCGGCAAGGGCATGCGGATCGCGCATTCGAAGGCCGAGGTCGCCGAAGGTTTCAACCTCGCCAAGGCCGAAGCCAAATCCTCGTTCGGCGACGACCGCGTCTTCATCGAGAAATTCATTGTCGATCCCCGCCATATCGAAATCCAGGTGCTCGGTGACAAGCATGGCAACGTGATTTATCTCGGCGAGCGCGAATGTTCGATCCAGCGCCGCAACCAGAAAGTCATCGAGGAGGCGCCGTCGCCGCTGCTCGACGAGACCACGCGCCGCAAGATGGGCGAACAGGCGGTGTCGCTGGCAAAAGCCGTGAACTACGATTCCGCCGGCACGGTCGAATTCGTCGCCGGCCAGGACAAGAGCTTCTACTTCCTGGAGATGAACACCCGCCTGCAGGTCGAGCATCCCGTTACCGAATTGATCACCGGCATCGACCTCGTCGAGCAGATGATCCGCGTCGCCGCCGGCGAGAAGCTTGCGATCGCGCAGAAGGACGTCACGCTGACCGGCTGGGCGGTGGAATCCCGCGTCTATGCCGAGGATCCGTTCCGCAATTTTCTTCCCTCCATTGGCCGGCTGGTGAAATACCGCCCGCCCGCCGAAGCGAGCCATGGCGGCATCACCATCCGCAACGACACCGGCGTGCAGGAAGGCGGCGAAATCTCGATCCATTACGATCCGATGATTGCAAAACTCGTGACGCATGCGCCGTCGCGGGCGGCGGCGATCGAGGCGCAGTCGACCGCGCTGGACGCGTTTTACGTCGACGGCATCCGTCACAACATTCCGTTCCTGTCGGCGCTGATGAACCACCCGCGCTGGCGCGAGGGCAAGCTTTCCACCGGCTTTATCGCCGAGGAATTCCCGAAAGGTTTTTCCGCGCGTCCGCCGGAAGGCGAGGTCGCGCGGCGGCTGGCGGCTGTCGGAGCCGCGATCGATCATGTGCTGGGCGAGCGCAAGCGGCAGATTTCCGGACAGATGAACGGCCGGCTGGTGCAACGCGAACGCCGCCGCGCGGTGTGGCTCGATCGCGACGAAATCGCGCTCGATGTGGCGCGCGAGGCCGAGGGCATCACGGTGCGCTTCATCGGCGCCGACGGTCGGCCCGGCAATCCGCACAATCTGGTCTCGACCTGGACGCCGGGCGAACCGGTCTGGCAGGGCACCATCGACGGCCACTTCGTGGCGATGCAGGTGCGCGCGATCCCGAACGGCATCCGCCTGGCGCATCAGGGCTTTGACGTTGCGGTCAACGTCTTCACCGAAAGCGAGGCCTCTGCCGCCCGGCTGATGCCGGTGACATCGGCCGCCGACACCGGGAAGAAGCTGCTGTGTCCAATGCCTGGCCTCGTGGTGTCGATTGCCGTGAGCGAAGGGCAGGAGGTCAAGTCCGGCGAGACCTTGGCCGTCGTCGAGGCGATGAAGATGCAGAACGTGCTGCGCGCCGAGCGCGACGGCACGGTGAAGAAGATCCACGCCGCCGCCGGCGCCACGCTGGCGGTGGATGCGCTGATTCTGGAATTTGCGTAG
- a CDS encoding isocitrate lyase/PEP mutase family protein translates to MAFRQRRERLRSILNGRSCIRPGSVYDATSIRIAEDLGFELGMFGGSVASLVVLGDPDIALITLTELAEQMRRMSRASALPVLVDADHGYGNALNVRRTVQELEAAGAAGLTIEDTLLPQAFGQAGTQLISLEEGVGKMKAALDGRGDPALVVMARTGAVSVTGLDDAIARAKAYEATGVDALFFTGIKNRGELEAISAATRLPIVLGGAPEEMTALDYLASQRVRIALQGHAPFAAATQAVYETLKALREGGSPKNLKGLASSELTGRTMREADVKARSGALLGLKKP, encoded by the coding sequence ATGGCATTCCGTCAGCGCCGCGAGAGACTGCGTTCCATTCTCAACGGTCGCTCCTGCATCCGGCCCGGGTCGGTCTATGACGCGACCTCGATCCGTATTGCCGAAGACCTCGGCTTCGAACTCGGCATGTTCGGTGGCTCGGTGGCGTCGCTGGTCGTGCTCGGCGATCCCGATATCGCGCTGATCACGTTGACGGAACTGGCCGAACAGATGCGCCGGATGTCGCGCGCGTCCGCCTTGCCGGTGCTGGTCGATGCCGACCATGGCTATGGCAACGCGCTCAATGTCCGACGCACGGTGCAGGAACTCGAAGCCGCCGGCGCCGCCGGCCTGACGATCGAGGATACGCTGTTGCCACAGGCGTTCGGACAGGCCGGAACGCAACTGATCTCGCTGGAGGAGGGCGTCGGCAAGATGAAGGCGGCGCTCGACGGGCGCGGCGATCCCGCGCTGGTCGTCATGGCGCGCACCGGCGCCGTATCCGTCACCGGTCTCGACGACGCCATTGCGCGCGCGAAGGCGTACGAGGCCACCGGTGTCGATGCGCTGTTCTTCACCGGCATCAAGAACCGGGGCGAACTCGAAGCCATTTCCGCCGCAACCCGGCTGCCGATCGTGCTCGGTGGCGCGCCCGAGGAGATGACCGCGCTCGATTATCTCGCAAGCCAGCGCGTGCGGATCGCGCTGCAGGGACACGCGCCGTTCGCTGCCGCCACCCAGGCCGTCTATGAAACGCTGAAGGCCTTGCGCGAGGGAGGCTCGCCGAAGAACCTGAAAGGTCTTGCGTCATCCGAATTGACCGGCAGGACGATGCGCGAGGCGGACGTGAAAGCGCGCAGCGGCGCACTCCTCGGATTGAAGAAGCCATGA
- a CDS encoding acylphosphatase: protein MTDTIRHVTISGRVQGVGYRYFVEHEARSRDLEGWVRNRRDGSVEAVFAGPAGAVATMITACRRGPSSARVDALRDEAANPDMLKLREAGERFSVLPTI, encoded by the coding sequence ATGACCGACACGATCCGCCATGTCACGATCAGCGGGCGGGTGCAGGGCGTCGGCTATCGCTACTTTGTCGAACACGAGGCGCGGTCGCGTGATCTCGAAGGCTGGGTGCGCAATCGCCGCGACGGCAGCGTCGAGGCGGTGTTTGCCGGCCCCGCGGGAGCCGTTGCAACCATGATCACGGCCTGCCGCCGAGGGCCGTCATCGGCGCGGGTCGACGCGCTACGGGACGAAGCCGCCAATCCCGACATGCTTAAGCTGCGGGAGGCAGGCGAGCGGTTCTCGGTGCTGCCGACGATCTGA
- a CDS encoding methyltransferase family protein encodes MSSQRVSGTAVQRTIAVLGSAVFFVVAPCTLAGLVPWSITGWQLRPPFLGLGLTRGIGAIMILAGVPGLVDAFARFALQGLGTPAPIAPTRNLVVTGLYRYVRNPIYVAVVAIILGQAVLMGDWRLIVYGALLWLAFHVFVVAYEEPTLERTFGREYEAFRAAVPRWIPRTTPWRSK; translated from the coding sequence ATGAGCTCCCAGCGAGTGTCGGGAACCGCCGTGCAACGAACCATTGCCGTCCTGGGCTCGGCGGTTTTCTTCGTGGTCGCCCCATGTACGCTGGCGGGGCTCGTTCCATGGTCGATCACGGGTTGGCAACTCCGGCCGCCGTTCCTTGGTCTGGGGCTGACGCGCGGCATCGGCGCGATAATGATTCTCGCAGGCGTACCTGGGCTCGTTGACGCATTTGCGCGTTTCGCGCTGCAGGGTCTCGGCACCCCCGCGCCCATCGCGCCGACCCGGAATCTCGTGGTGACCGGTCTCTACCGTTATGTGCGTAATCCAATATACGTCGCGGTCGTTGCCATCATCCTGGGTCAAGCGGTGCTGATGGGCGATTGGCGCCTCATCGTCTACGGCGCGCTGCTCTGGCTCGCCTTCCACGTCTTCGTCGTGGCGTACGAAGAACCCACGCTCGAGCGGACGTTTGGGAGAGAGTACGAGGCGTTCCGCGCCGCCGTCCCGCGCTGGATACCGCGGACGACCCCATGGCGGTCGAAATGA
- a CDS encoding diguanylate cyclase, with protein sequence MTQLNRRLTQLAATDGLTGLTNRRTFDGFLRREYEACDEISVLLLDIDNFKGYNDTYGHQAGDRCLQAVAKAIGDAAANTSGLASRYGGEEFAVVLPNTSENAALKLAETIRLTVRALGIPNTASSRGYITISVGIAARNRSTLDEAALVGEADTALYEAKRLGRNRSIVYSSLDLRYVESASIQHDGEFAPGERTS encoded by the coding sequence TTGACCCAACTCAACCGCCGCCTCACCCAGCTCGCGGCGACCGACGGACTGACCGGGCTGACCAACCGGCGCACCTTCGACGGCTTCCTGCGCCGCGAATACGAAGCCTGCGACGAGATTTCGGTGCTGCTGCTCGATATCGACAATTTCAAGGGCTACAACGACACCTACGGACACCAGGCCGGCGACCGTTGCCTGCAGGCGGTTGCGAAAGCCATCGGCGATGCGGCCGCCAATACGTCAGGCCTGGCCTCGCGCTATGGCGGCGAGGAATTCGCCGTCGTGTTGCCGAATACTTCGGAAAACGCCGCCCTGAAACTCGCCGAGACCATTCGGCTGACGGTTCGGGCGCTGGGCATTCCGAACACGGCCTCCAGCCGCGGATACATCACCATCAGCGTGGGCATCGCCGCCAGAAACCGCTCGACGCTCGACGAGGCCGCGCTGGTGGGGGAAGCCGACACCGCGCTCTACGAAGCCAAGCGTCTCGGCCGCAATCGCAGCATCGTGTATTCCTCCCTCGACCTGCGATACGTCGAGAGTGCCTCGATTCAGCACGACGGCGAGTTCGCGCCGGGTGAACGGACGTCCTAG
- a CDS encoding GbsR/MarR family transcriptional regulator: protein MTETTDKKKLPAVVERFVLHWGDMGDEWGVNRSVSQIHGLLYLAEAPMTAEDIAETLGMARSNVSNSIKELLAWNLIRRVPILGDRRDHFEAETDIWEVAARIAARRKEREIDPAVDALRACVSDAADDPTISPVAAKRLKEMLAFTELVDRWYTQMLNVPRPRLVALIKLGEKIVSFLPTGKSR, encoded by the coding sequence ATGACAGAAACAACCGATAAAAAGAAACTCCCGGCCGTCGTCGAGCGGTTCGTCCTGCACTGGGGCGACATGGGGGACGAGTGGGGTGTCAACCGCTCCGTCAGCCAGATCCACGGTCTGCTTTATCTCGCCGAGGCGCCGATGACCGCGGAAGACATTGCCGAGACGCTCGGCATGGCACGGTCCAACGTCTCCAACTCCATCAAGGAATTGCTGGCCTGGAATTTGATCCGCCGGGTGCCGATCCTCGGCGACCGCCGCGATCATTTCGAGGCGGAGACCGATATCTGGGAAGTGGCGGCGCGGATCGCCGCCCGCCGCAAGGAGCGCGAGATCGATCCCGCGGTCGATGCGTTGCGCGCCTGCGTCTCGGATGCGGCTGACGATCCGACCATCAGCCCGGTCGCAGCCAAGCGGCTGAAGGAAATGCTGGCTTTCACCGAACTGGTCGACCGCTGGTACACGCAGATGCTGAACGTGCCGCGGCCGAGGCTGGTCGCGCTGATCAAGCTTGGCGAGAAGATCGTCAGCTTCCTGCCAACGGGGAAATCCAGATAG
- a CDS encoding DUF4166 domain-containing protein, producing the protein MASTRVPRFPATPASNTILLDDHRFHDLLPDEEWGRLPLAIWRRFSKRFADGETVVYVGTVEEASFSRAGWWLAQLARLIGGPLPTGAESGVPMVVTVTEDAASGGQIWTRICARSNGFPQVIHSAKRFAGPTGLEEYVGYGISMALLISVEHEALVFRSVGYSLQIGPLRLPLPPRLTPGDLTVTHSDLGGGTFRFTLEIVHPRFGKLIRQSALFQEAAS; encoded by the coding sequence ATGGCGTCCACCAGAGTACCAAGGTTTCCCGCAACGCCTGCCTCGAACACCATCCTGCTCGACGACCACCGCTTTCACGATCTGTTGCCGGACGAGGAATGGGGCCGGCTGCCGCTGGCGATCTGGCGGCGTTTTTCCAAGCGCTTCGCCGATGGCGAGACCGTCGTCTATGTCGGCACGGTGGAGGAGGCGAGTTTCAGCCGCGCCGGCTGGTGGCTGGCGCAGCTTGCGCGCCTGATCGGCGGGCCGCTGCCGACAGGCGCCGAGAGCGGCGTCCCGATGGTCGTGACGGTGACCGAGGATGCGGCGAGCGGCGGCCAGATCTGGACCCGCATCTGCGCGCGCAGCAACGGCTTTCCGCAGGTCATTCACTCGGCGAAGCGTTTCGCCGGGCCGACCGGACTCGAAGAATATGTCGGCTACGGCATCAGCATGGCGCTGCTTATATCGGTCGAGCACGAAGCGCTGGTGTTTCGCAGCGTCGGCTATTCCCTGCAGATCGGGCCATTGAGGCTGCCGCTGCCGCCACGGCTCACGCCCGGCGATCTCACCGTAACCCATTCCGATCTCGGCGGCGGCACGTTCCGCTTCACGCTGGAGATCGTTCATCCGCGCTTCGGCAAGCTCATTCGCCAATCCGCATTGTTCCAGGAGGCCGCATCATGA
- a CDS encoding TIGR01777 family oxidoreductase, which translates to MTSLLWILIAIQVVMGVFDTFYHHELTERLAWRPSQRYELQLHSLRNMLYALLFLVLGWLEVHGILAMLIIAVLAAEIVITLMDFVEEDMSRKLPASERINHTLLAINYGAILVLLLPVLIGWAGQPTGVKSAYTGWLSLIAAAAAVGAALCGLRDFVASKRLSRMTSAPAASLVEKLPVRQTVLVTGATGFIGSRLVAGLSGAGHQVIALVRNPAKAEMLPPPLTLITSLDQLPADARIDVIVNLAGEPIGNGLWTEAKRRKILDSRINMTGDIVKLIARLERKPAVLVSGSAIGWYGLWQDQVLTESAKSHACFSHELCDAWENAARPAEAHGVRVVCLRIGLVIGTDGGFITRMLTPFEFGLGGPLGSGRQWMSWIERDDLIRLIAHVIAKPELAGPINATAPIPVTNTKFTEELGRRLHRPAIFRIPGGLLRRVGGDFANELLLGGQRVLPNKALSNGFVFRHETLRSAFEAIL; encoded by the coding sequence ATGACGTCGCTGCTTTGGATCCTGATCGCCATTCAGGTCGTGATGGGCGTGTTCGACACGTTCTATCATCATGAGTTGACCGAGCGGCTCGCATGGCGTCCCTCGCAGCGCTACGAGCTGCAGCTCCACAGCCTGCGCAACATGCTCTATGCGCTGTTGTTCCTGGTGCTGGGCTGGCTGGAAGTGCACGGCATTCTTGCGATGCTGATCATCGCGGTGCTGGCGGCAGAAATCGTTATCACGCTGATGGATTTCGTCGAGGAGGACATGAGCCGGAAATTGCCAGCCAGCGAACGCATCAATCACACGCTGCTTGCGATCAATTACGGCGCCATTCTGGTGCTGCTGCTGCCGGTGCTGATCGGCTGGGCAGGGCAGCCGACCGGCGTCAAATCGGCTTACACGGGGTGGCTCAGCCTGATCGCGGCGGCGGCAGCCGTGGGCGCCGCGCTGTGCGGCTTGCGCGATTTCGTGGCGTCAAAGCGTCTTTCGCGCATGACCAGCGCGCCGGCGGCGAGCCTGGTCGAAAAACTGCCCGTACGGCAGACCGTGCTGGTCACCGGCGCCACCGGCTTCATCGGCAGCCGTCTGGTGGCAGGTCTGAGCGGCGCCGGCCATCAGGTCATCGCGCTGGTGCGCAACCCGGCGAAGGCCGAGATGCTGCCGCCGCCGCTCACGTTGATCACGAGTCTCGATCAGCTTCCGGCGGATGCGAGGATCGATGTGATCGTCAATCTTGCGGGCGAGCCGATCGGCAACGGGCTGTGGACCGAAGCCAAGCGCCGCAAAATCCTCGACTCCCGGATCAACATGACCGGCGACATCGTCAAGCTGATCGCGCGGCTGGAACGCAAGCCGGCCGTGCTGGTGAGCGGTTCGGCCATTGGCTGGTATGGGCTCTGGCAGGATCAGGTACTGACGGAGTCGGCAAAATCACACGCCTGCTTCAGCCATGAACTCTGCGACGCCTGGGAGAACGCGGCGCGTCCGGCGGAAGCGCATGGCGTGCGCGTGGTCTGCCTGCGGATTGGCCTCGTGATCGGCACCGATGGCGGCTTCATCACGCGGATGCTGACGCCGTTCGAGTTCGGCCTTGGCGGGCCGCTGGGCTCGGGCCGGCAGTGGATGTCGTGGATCGAGCGCGATGATCTGATCCGCCTGATCGCGCATGTGATCGCAAAGCCCGAACTGGCAGGGCCGATCAACGCCACCGCGCCGATCCCCGTCACGAATACAAAGTTCACCGAGGAATTGGGCCGCCGGCTGCACCGGCCAGCGATTTTCCGCATTCCCGGCGGGCTGCTGCGCCGTGTCGGCGGCGACTTCGCCAATGAATTGCTGCTGGGTGGCCAGCGCGTATTGCCGAACAAGGCGCTCAGCAACGGTTTTGTGTTCCGGCACGAAACGCTGCGCAGCGCATTCGAGGCGATCCTGTGA
- a CDS encoding PAS domain-containing sensor histidine kinase produces MFKKDQQQERDLFESERNFRLLVEGVTDYALYMLDPGGVVTSWNIGAQRIKGYAPDEIIGEHFSRFYTEADRANGKPLRALRIAREQGRYEEDGWRVRKDGTFFWASVIIDPIYEDGKLVGFAKITRDITERREAQLKLEQMHQQLAESQKLDALGQLTGGVAHDFNNLLMIISGSLHTLRKTVGDDPKSQRALSAIEGATRRGASLTSQLLTFARRQSVNPQAVDVAERIDAMREVLDAAVGSAVTLQFDVVPGVWPVMVDVAEFETALVNLVINARDAMAAGGVIIISAHNDSRGGEAGVGGQVAISVKDTGAGIAPDILSKIFDPFFTTKPIGKGTGLGLSQVHGFAHQAGGTVKVASELCKGTRITILLPRKEAAPAAEATDTVDIGGSGTVLLVEDNPEVASVSASLLEQLGYTVRRVANAEAALREIELDGIDLVFSDIVMPGKMDGLGLARHLKATKPGLPILLASGYSDAALNVRGDFPILRKPYEIHELSQAIAKLPR; encoded by the coding sequence ATGTTCAAGAAAGATCAACAACAAGAAAGGGATCTCTTCGAATCCGAACGTAATTTCCGACTCCTGGTTGAAGGCGTTACCGACTACGCGCTGTACATGCTGGATCCGGGCGGCGTGGTGACGAGCTGGAATATCGGTGCCCAGCGGATCAAGGGCTACGCGCCTGACGAAATTATCGGGGAGCACTTTTCCCGCTTCTACACCGAAGCCGACCGCGCCAACGGCAAGCCACTCCGCGCCTTGCGCATTGCCCGGGAACAGGGCCGCTACGAGGAGGACGGCTGGCGCGTCCGCAAGGACGGCACCTTCTTCTGGGCCAGCGTCATCATCGACCCCATCTACGAGGACGGCAAGCTCGTCGGCTTCGCCAAGATCACCCGGGACATTACCGAGCGCCGCGAGGCGCAGCTCAAGCTTGAGCAGATGCATCAGCAGCTCGCGGAATCGCAAAAGCTCGACGCGCTCGGCCAGCTGACCGGCGGCGTGGCGCATGATTTCAACAATCTCCTGATGATCATCAGCGGCAGTCTTCACACGCTGAGGAAGACGGTTGGCGACGATCCCAAGAGCCAGCGGGCGCTATCGGCGATCGAAGGGGCGACCAGGCGTGGCGCCTCCCTCACCAGCCAGTTGCTGACATTCGCAAGGCGGCAGAGCGTCAACCCGCAAGCCGTCGACGTCGCCGAACGCATCGATGCGATGCGCGAAGTGCTCGATGCCGCCGTTGGCAGCGCGGTGACGCTGCAATTCGACGTCGTCCCGGGTGTCTGGCCGGTCATGGTCGACGTCGCCGAGTTCGAGACGGCGCTGGTCAATCTCGTCATCAATGCGCGTGACGCCATGGCCGCCGGCGGCGTCATCATCATATCGGCACACAACGACAGCCGCGGCGGCGAGGCTGGTGTAGGCGGCCAAGTCGCGATTTCAGTGAAGGACACCGGCGCCGGCATCGCGCCCGATATCCTCAGCAAGATCTTCGATCCCTTCTTCACCACCAAGCCGATCGGCAAGGGTACTGGTCTCGGACTATCGCAGGTTCATGGCTTCGCGCATCAGGCCGGCGGAACGGTCAAGGTGGCGAGCGAACTCTGCAAGGGCACCAGGATCACGATCCTGCTGCCGCGCAAGGAAGCCGCGCCCGCGGCCGAAGCCACCGATACAGTGGATATCGGCGGCAGCGGCACCGTGCTGCTGGTAGAGGACAATCCGGAGGTCGCCTCCGTCAGTGCCAGCCTGCTCGAACAGCTCGGCTACACCGTCCGCAGGGTGGCGAATGCCGAAGCGGCCTTGCGCGAAATCGAACTCGACGGGATAGACCTCGTCTTCTCCGACATCGTGATGCCCGGCAAGATGGACGGCCTCGGTCTGGCGCGCCACCTGAAGGCCACCAAGCCCGGACTGCCGATCCTGCTGGCCAGCGGCTACAGCGACGCCGCGCTGAACGTGCGCGGTGATTTTCCCATCCTGCGCAAGCCCTACGAAATCCACGAGCTCAGCCAGGCGATCGCGAAGCTGCCGCGGTGA
- a CDS encoding LysR family transcriptional regulator, with protein MSTLDIDTVQAFLLVAELQSFTRAAEALGTTQAAVSMKLQRLESVVGKRLVERSPRAVALTAAGAAFLPNGRALIEAHDRALSGEGPARQQLSLGISDHAAGPELVPLLERLHAMSSQLALSVTIGFSRAMLDAYDAGELDAVVVRQEGSRRGGEKLTVDEFGWFAVKRLVWRRGETLPLATLAPPCGVRALAIRALDKAGITWSESFVGGGVTAVVAAALAGLAVAPLARRIAPPGLVDMGPAEGLPRLPSSKVMLHSKVSDPAKLMALRTLAATFRSVVGSAKRSVSPA; from the coding sequence ATGAGCACGCTGGATATCGATACGGTGCAGGCGTTCCTGCTGGTCGCAGAACTGCAAAGCTTTACCCGCGCCGCCGAGGCGCTCGGCACCACCCAGGCCGCCGTCAGCATGAAGCTGCAGCGGCTGGAGAGCGTGGTCGGCAAGCGGCTGGTCGAGCGCTCGCCGCGGGCGGTGGCGCTGACCGCCGCGGGTGCAGCGTTCCTGCCCAACGGCCGCGCGCTGATCGAGGCGCATGACCGCGCGCTGTCGGGCGAAGGGCCCGCGCGCCAGCAATTGTCGCTCGGGATCTCCGATCACGCCGCGGGACCGGAACTAGTGCCGCTGCTCGAACGGCTGCACGCGATGTCGTCGCAACTGGCGCTGTCCGTGACGATCGGCTTTTCGCGCGCGATGCTGGATGCCTACGATGCCGGCGAGCTCGATGCCGTTGTGGTGCGGCAGGAGGGCAGCCGCCGCGGCGGCGAGAAGCTGACCGTGGATGAGTTCGGCTGGTTCGCCGTTAAACGCCTGGTCTGGCGCCGCGGCGAGACGCTGCCCTTGGCGACGCTCGCCCCGCCCTGTGGCGTGCGCGCGTTGGCCATCCGCGCCCTCGACAAGGCCGGCATCACCTGGAGCGAGAGCTTTGTCGGCGGCGGCGTCACCGCCGTGGTCGCAGCCGCATTGGCCGGCCTTGCGGTCGCGCCGCTGGCCCGCCGGATCGCGCCGCCGGGACTGGTCGATATGGGGCCGGCCGAGGGGCTGCCGCGGCTTCCTTCCTCGAAGGTGATGCTGCACTCGAAGGTCAGCGATCCCGCCAAGCTCATGGCGTTGCGGACGCTGGCGGCGACGTTCAGGAGTGTGGTTGGCTCGGCGAAACGTTCCGTTTCGCCGGCGTAA
- a CDS encoding tautomerase family protein: MPLISVTYSSVRKSPSLKAEIAFAVSDLTARILRKDPKVTAIIVKSVDAADWFAGGRSLAEQSLASFWLDVHVSEGTNTKDEKAAYLAALFQRMGELLGPLHEESYAHVDEVKGDAYGFGGLTQERRYIAGKLEVAPQKAAA; encoded by the coding sequence ATGCCGCTTATATCAGTCACCTATTCCAGCGTTCGCAAGTCGCCGTCGCTGAAGGCGGAAATTGCCTTCGCCGTCAGCGATCTCACCGCGCGAATCCTGCGCAAGGATCCCAAGGTCACCGCCATCATCGTGAAATCGGTCGATGCCGCTGATTGGTTCGCCGGCGGCCGATCGCTCGCCGAGCAGAGCCTCGCCAGCTTCTGGCTCGACGTTCATGTCAGCGAGGGCACCAACACCAAGGACGAGAAGGCGGCCTATCTCGCAGCGCTGTTCCAGCGCATGGGCGAACTGCTCGGGCCGCTGCATGAGGAAAGCTACGCCCATGTCGACGAAGTGAAGGGCGATGCCTACGGCTTCGGCGGTCTCACCCAGGAGCGCCGTTACATCGCCGGCAAGCTGGAGGTGGCGCCGCAGAAGGCCGCGGCGTGA
- the lipB gene encoding lipoyl(octanoyl) transferase LipB, which translates to MVNDRQSLDLTTFAQAEGGGEVEWRISAGPVPYPDAVTEMESRAADIADQKAPELVWLLEHPPLYTSGTSGKEGDLLDPRFPLFTTGRGGQLTYHGPGQRVAYVMLDLKRRRPDVRAYVAGLEEWIIRTLDAFNVRGERREDRVGVWVRRPDRGAGYEDKIAAIGVRLRRWVSFHGIAINVEPELAHFSAIVPCGVIDPRYGVTSLVDLGLPVTMEDVDVALRRAFEDVFGATSARLPEATA; encoded by the coding sequence ATGGTTAATGACCGCCAAAGCCTTGATTTGACGACGTTCGCGCAAGCCGAGGGCGGCGGCGAGGTCGAATGGCGGATTTCGGCAGGTCCCGTCCCCTACCCCGATGCCGTGACCGAGATGGAATCACGCGCGGCTGATATCGCCGACCAGAAGGCACCCGAGCTGGTGTGGTTGCTGGAGCATCCCCCGCTCTACACCTCGGGCACCAGCGGCAAGGAAGGCGACCTGCTCGATCCGCGGTTTCCCCTATTCACCACCGGCCGCGGCGGCCAGCTCACCTATCATGGTCCGGGGCAGCGGGTGGCCTATGTGATGCTCGACCTGAAACGGCGGCGGCCGGACGTGCGGGCCTACGTGGCGGGCCTTGAAGAATGGATCATCCGCACGCTCGACGCCTTCAACGTGCGCGGCGAACGTCGCGAGGATCGCGTCGGCGTCTGGGTCAGGCGGCCGGACAGGGGCGCAGGCTATGAGGACAAGATCGCCGCTATCGGCGTTCGGCTGCGGCGCTGGGTGTCGTTCCACGGCATCGCCATCAATGTCGAGCCGGAGCTTGCGCATTTTTCCGCGATCGTCCCCTGCGGCGTCATCGATCCTCGCTACGGCGTCACCTCGCTGGTGGATCTCGGCCTGCCCGTGACGATGGAAGACGTCGACGTCGCGCTCCGGCGGGCGTTTGAAGACGTGTTCGGGGCCACGAGCGCCCGCCTGCCGGAGGCAACGGCCTGA